From Halomarina ordinaria:
GGGTGTCGACCCCGACGACGTCCCCGAGGGTCGCCTCGACGATACCCAGGAACGCGGCGGCGTCCTCGCGCCGCTTCTCGACCGGCGCCTTGTCGACCGCGTTCGGGCGTTTCTCGATGACGTGCAGCGCGGTGACGCGCTCGACGGCGTCGAGGTACGGCCGCAGCGCGGCACACGTCGCGTGGGCGTCCTCGTCGCTCGCGACGGGGACGAGGACGTGGTCGAGTAACACCATCGACTCAGTGCTCACGGCCGACGACGTGCGTCGGCCGTGCCGTCCGCGGGTCGGCCGTGCGTCGCCCGGCGCGAGTGGTGGCGTGTCGACGTCGACACCCGGTGTACACCGCGTTCTGCCGTCCGGACCGTGCCGAAACGATGGGGGTCATGCCCGGCGCTACGGACGGAATACGCATAATAGCTCCGAAATAATTACTCGTTCAGTAATCTACACGGGCAAA
This genomic window contains:
- a CDS encoding universal stress protein: MSTESMVLLDHVLVPVASDEDAHATCAALRPYLDAVERVTALHVIEKRPNAVDKAPVEKRREDAAAFLGIVEATLGDVVGVDTRTAFGTDVVETVFEEAVDADATAVAFRPRGGGRLARLLAGDTATRLVTAPPRPVLALPEAETEVA